In one window of Escherichia coli DSM 30083 = JCM 1649 = ATCC 11775 DNA:
- the panC gene encoding pantoate--beta-alanine ligase — MLIIETLPLLRQQIRRLRMEGKRVALVPTMGNLHDGHMKLVDEAKARADVVVVSIFVNPMQFDRPEDLARYPRTLQEDCEKLNKRKVDLVFAPSVKEIYPNGTETHTYVDVPGLSTMLEGASRPGHFRGVSTIVSKLFNLVQPDIACFGEKDFQQLALIRKMVADMGFDIEIVGVPIMRAKDGLALSSRNGYLTAEQRKIAPGLYKVLSSIADKLQAGERDLDEIIAIAGQELNEKGFRSDDIQIRDADTLLEVSENSKRAVILVAAWLGDARLIDNKLVELA, encoded by the coding sequence GTGTTAATTATCGAAACCCTGCCGCTGCTGCGTCAGCAAATCCGCCGCCTGCGTATGGAAGGTAAGCGCGTGGCGCTGGTGCCCACCATGGGTAACCTGCACGACGGCCATATGAAGCTGGTCGACGAAGCCAAAGCCCGCGCCGATGTGGTCGTCGTCAGTATTTTCGTTAACCCAATGCAGTTTGACCGCCCGGAAGATCTGGCACGTTATCCACGGACCTTGCAAGAGGACTGCGAAAAGCTGAACAAACGTAAAGTGGATTTAGTTTTCGCGCCTTCGGTAAAAGAGATCTACCCGAACGGTACTGAAACCCACACCTATGTTGATGTTCCCGGTCTTTCCACCATGCTGGAAGGTGCCAGCCGTCCGGGACATTTTCGCGGCGTGTCGACTATCGTCAGCAAGCTGTTCAACCTGGTCCAGCCAGATATCGCTTGCTTCGGTGAAAAAGATTTTCAGCAACTGGCGCTGATCCGCAAAATGGTTGCTGATATGGGCTTCGATATTGAGATTGTCGGCGTACCGATTATGCGTGCGAAAGACGGTCTGGCGCTGAGTTCCCGTAACGGTTATCTGACGGCGGAACAACGCAAAATTGCGCCCGGTCTGTACAAGGTTTTAAGTTCAATTGCCGACAAATTGCAGGCTGGCGAACGGGATCTCGATGAAATTATTGCTATTGCCGGGCAAGAACTGAATGAAAAAGGTTTCCGTTCCGATGATATTCAGATTCGTGATGCCGACACATTGCTGGAAGTCTCTGAAAACAGCAAACGCGCAGTGATTCTGGTAGCCGCCTGGCTTGGCGATGCTCGCCTGATCGACAACAAACTGGTCGAACTGGCGTAA
- the rpnC gene encoding recombination-promoting nuclease RpnC → MDAPSTTPHDAVFKQFLMHAETARDFLDIHLPAELRELCDLDTLHLESGSFIEESLKGHSTDVLYSVQMQGSTGYLHVVIEHQSKPDKKMAFRMMRYSIAAMHRHLEADHDKLPLVVPILFYQGEATPYPLSMCWFDMFYSPELARRVYNSPFPLVDITITPDDEIMQHRRIAILELLQKHIRQRDLMLLLEQLVTLIDEGYTSGSQLVAMQNYMLQRGHTEQADLFYGVVRDRETGGESMMTLAQWFEEKGIQQGRQEVSQEFALRLLSKGMSREDVAEMANLPLAEIDKMIN, encoded by the coding sequence ATGGATGCACCGAGTACCACACCGCATGATGCGGTGTTTAAACAATTTTTAATGCATGCGGAAACGGCTCGCGACTTTCTGGATATCCATTTGCCAGCGGAGCTACGCGAACTGTGTGACCTCGACACGCTGCATCTTGAGTCGGGGAGTTTTATTGAAGAAAGCCTGAAAGGGCACAGCACTGACGTGCTCTATTCCGTACAGATGCAGGGTAGTACGGGTTATCTGCATGTTGTGATTGAACACCAAAGCAAGCCAGATAAGAAAATGGCCTTTCGCATGATGCGTTATTCTATTGCTGCCATGCACCGGCATCTGGAGGCTGATCACGATAAGCTGCCGCTGGTGGTGCCAATTCTGTTTTATCAGGGCGAGGCCACACCTTATCCGCTATCAATGTGCTGGTTTGATATGTTTTACTCACCGGAACTGGCGCGACGCGTCTATAACAGTCCTTTCCCGCTGGTGGATATCACTATCACACCGGATGACGAAATCATGCAACATCGGCGGATTGCGATTCTCGAACTGCTGCAAAAACATATTCGCCAGCGCGACTTAATGTTATTGCTGGAGCAACTGGTCACGCTGATTGACGAAGGGTACACTAGCGGAAGTCAGTTAGTTGCCATGCAAAACTATATGCTGCAACGCGGTCATACTGAACAAGCGGATTTGTTTTATGGTGTGGTGAGAGACAGGGAAACGGGAGGGGAGTCTATGATGACGCTGGCGCAGTGGTTTGAAGAGAAGGGGATTCAGCAGGGAAGACAGGAAGTAAGTCAGGAATTCGCCCTGCGTCTTCTGAGTAAAGGAATGTCTCGGGAAGACGTTGCAGAGATGGCAAATTTACCTCTTGCTGAGATTGATAAAATGATTAACTAA
- the panD gene encoding aspartate 1-decarboxylase, producing MIRTMLQGKLHRVKVTHADLHYEGSCAIDQDFLDAAGILENEAIDIWNVTNGKRFSTYAIAAERGSRIISVNGAAAHCASVGDIVIIASFVTMPDEEARTWRPNVAYFEGDNEMKRTAKAIPVQVA from the coding sequence ATGATTCGCACGATGCTGCAGGGCAAACTCCACCGCGTGAAAGTGACTCATGCGGACCTGCACTATGAAGGTTCTTGCGCCATTGATCAGGATTTTCTTGACGCAGCCGGTATTCTCGAAAACGAAGCCATTGATATCTGGAATGTCACCAACGGCAAGCGTTTCTCCACCTATGCCATCGCGGCAGAACGCGGTTCGAGAATTATTTCTGTTAACGGTGCGGCGGCCCACTGCGCCAGCGTCGGCGATATTGTCATCATCGCCAGCTTCGTTACCATGCCAGATGAAGAAGCTCGCACCTGGCGACCCAACGTCGCCTATTTTGAAGGCGACAACGAAATGAAACGTACCGCGAAAGCGATTCCGGTACAGGTTGCCTGA
- the yadE gene encoding polysaccharide deacetylase family protein — protein MYKQAVILLLMLFTASVSAALPARYMQTIENAAVWAQIGDKMVTVGNIRAGQIIAVEPTAASYYVFNFGFGKGFIDKGHLEPVQGRQKVEDGLGDLNKPLSNQNLITRKDTPVYNAPSVGSAPFGVLADNLRYPILHKLKDRLNQTWYQIRIGDRLAYISALDAQPDNGLPVLTYHHILRDEENTRFRHTSTTTSVRAFNNQMAWLRDRGYATLSMAQLEGYVKNKINLPARAVVITFDDGLKSVSRYAYPVLKQYGMKATAFIVTSRIKRHPQKWNPKSLQFMSVSELNEIRDVFDFQSHTHFLHRIDGYRRPILLSRSEHNILFDFARSRRALAQFNPHVLYLSYPFGGFNDKAVKAAKEAGFHLAVTTMKGKVKPGDNPLLLKRLYILRTDSLETMSRLVSNQPQG, from the coding sequence ATGTACAAACAAGCTGTTATTCTCCTGCTGATGCTGTTTACCGCAAGTGTCAGTGCCGCGTTACCTGCCCGTTATATGCAAACCATCGAAAATGCCGCGGTCTGGGCGCAAATTGGCGACAAAATGGTGACGGTAGGGAATATTCGGGCCGGACAAATCATTGCCGTGGAGCCCACTGCCGCAAGTTATTACGTATTTAATTTTGGCTTTGGTAAAGGGTTTATCGATAAAGGCCATCTCGAGCCGGTTCAGGGGCGACAAAAAGTTGAAGATGGTTTGGGTGACCTCAACAAGCCGCTGAGTAATCAGAACTTAATAACCAGGAAAGATACGCCGGTTTATAACGCACCGAGTGTGGGCAGTGCGCCATTTGGAGTACTGGCGGACAATTTGCGCTACCCGATTTTGCATAAACTGAAAGACAGGTTAAATCAAACCTGGTATCAGATCCGTATTGGCGATCGACTGGCCTATATCAGCGCGCTGGATGCCCAACCCGATAATGGCTTGCCGGTGCTAACCTATCACCATATTTTGCGCGACGAAGAAAACACCCGTTTTCGCCATACTTCGACGACCACCTCGGTACGCGCTTTCAATAACCAGATGGCCTGGCTGCGCGACAGGGGATACGCGACACTGAGCATGGCGCAGCTGGAAGGTTACGTGAAGAATAAGATCAATCTCCCTGCGCGAGCGGTGGTAATTACCTTTGATGATGGCCTCAAGTCGGTGAGCCGCTATGCGTATCCTGTGTTGAAACAATATGGTATGAAGGCGACGGCGTTTATTGTTACCTCGCGCATCAAACGTCACCCGCAGAAATGGAACCCAAAATCGCTGCAATTTATGAGCGTTTCTGAACTTAACGAAATTCGCGATGTATTTGATTTCCAGTCACATACTCATTTTTTGCATCGGATAGATGGTTATCGGCGGCCTATATTGCTGAGCCGTAGTGAGCACAATATTCTGTTTGATTTTGCACGTTCACGCCGCGCTCTGGCGCAATTTAATCCACATGTTTTGTATCTTTCTTATCCATTTGGCGGATTTAATGACAAAGCCGTGAAGGCAGCAAAAGAAGCCGGATTTCACCTGGCGGTGACGACCATGAAAGGCAAAGTAAAACCGGGGGATAATCCGTTGTTACTAAAACGACTTTATATCTTAAGAACGGATTCGCTGGAGACGATGTCGCGGCTGGTGAGTAACCAGCCGCAGGGATAA
- the yadI gene encoding PTS sugar transporter subunit IIA, with translation MLGWVITCHDDRAQEILDALEKKHGALLQCRAVNFWRGLSSNMLSRMMCDALHETDSGEGVIFLTDIAGAPPYRVASLLSHKHSRCEVISGVTLPLIEQMMACRETMTSSAFREHIVELGAPEVSSLWHQQQKNPPFVLKHNLYEY, from the coding sequence ATGTTAGGTTGGGTAATTACCTGTCACGATGACCGGGCGCAAGAGATACTGGATGCGCTGGAGAAAAAACATGGGGCACTTCTTCAGTGCCGGGCCGTGAATTTCTGGCGCGGATTAAGCTCTAATATGCTCAGCCGCATGATGTGCGATGCCTTGCATGAAACGGACTCTGGTGAGGGCGTTATCTTTTTAACCGATATAGCCGGAGCGCCACCGTACCGCGTGGCTTCATTATTAAGCCACAAACACTCCCGTTGCGAAGTGATTTCTGGTGTCACGTTACCGTTAATTGAACAGATGATGGCTTGCCGTGAAACCATGACCAGTTCAGCGTTTCGCGAGCATATTGTCGAACTGGGTGCGCCGGAGGTGAGTAGTCTTTGGCACCAACAACAAAAAAATCCGCCTTTCGTCCTCAAACATAATTTGTATGAGTATTAA
- the yadH gene encoding ABC transporter permease, producing the protein MMHLYWVALKSIWAKEIHRFMRIWVQTLVPPVITMTLYFIIFGNLIGSRIGDMHGFSYMQFIVPGLIMMSVITNAYANVASSFFGAKFQRNIEELLVAPVPTHVIIAGYVGGGVARGLFVGILVTAISLFFVPFQVHSWVFVALTLVLTAVLFSLAGLLNGVFAKTFDDISLVPTFVLTPLTYLGGVFYSLTLLPPFWQGLSHLNPIVYMISGFRYGFLGINDVPLVTTFGVLVVFIVAFYLICWSLIQRGRGLRS; encoded by the coding sequence ATGATGCATCTTTACTGGGTGGCGCTAAAAAGCATCTGGGCGAAAGAGATCCATCGCTTTATGCGCATCTGGGTGCAGACGCTGGTGCCGCCAGTCATCACCATGACCCTTTACTTTATTATCTTCGGTAACCTGATTGGTTCGCGTATTGGCGATATGCATGGCTTCAGCTACATGCAGTTCATCGTACCGGGGCTGATCATGATGTCGGTGATCACCAACGCCTACGCTAACGTCGCGTCATCATTTTTTGGTGCCAAGTTCCAGCGTAATATTGAAGAGCTGCTGGTAGCGCCGGTTCCGACTCATGTCATTATTGCCGGATATGTCGGTGGTGGCGTGGCGCGTGGTCTGTTTGTTGGTATTTTGGTGACGGCAATTTCACTGTTTTTTGTGCCGTTTCAGGTGCATTCGTGGGTATTCGTTGCCTTAACCCTGGTGCTCACTGCGGTGCTATTCTCCCTTGCGGGTTTGCTGAACGGCGTGTTTGCCAAAACGTTCGATGACATCAGCCTGGTGCCAACCTTTGTGTTAACGCCACTCACGTATTTGGGCGGGGTGTTTTACTCCCTGACTTTGTTGCCGCCGTTCTGGCAAGGGCTGTCGCACCTGAACCCAATCGTTTATATGATCAGTGGTTTCCGCTACGGCTTCCTCGGTATCAATGATGTTCCGCTGGTCACTACCTTCGGTGTACTGGTGGTCTTTATTGTGGCGTTTTATTTGATCTGTTGGTCGCTGATCCAACGTGGACGTGGTTTGCGTAGCTAA
- the yadG gene encoding ABC transporter ATP-binding protein, with amino-acid sequence MTIALELQQLKKTYPGGVQALRGIDLQVEAGDFYALLGPNGAGKSTTIGIISSLVNKTSGRVSVFGYDLEKDVVNAKRQLGLVPQEFNFNPFETVQQIVVNQAGYYGVERKEAYIRSEKYLKQLDLWGKRNERARMLSGGMKRRLMIARALMHEPKLLILDEPTAGVDIELRRSMWGFLKDLNDKGTTIILTTHYLEEAEMLCRNIGIIQHGELVENTSMKALLAKLKSETFILDLAPKSPLPKLDGYQYRLVDTATLEVEVLREQGINSVFTQLSEQGIQVLSMRNKANRLEELFVSLVNEKQGDRT; translated from the coding sequence ATGACCATTGCACTGGAACTTCAACAGCTTAAAAAAACCTATCCAGGCGGCGTTCAGGCGCTTCGTGGAATCGATTTGCAGGTCGAAGCGGGTGATTTTTATGCGCTTCTCGGGCCGAACGGGGCCGGAAAATCGACCACTATCGGTATTATCAGCTCTCTGGTAAATAAAACCTCCGGGCGGGTCAGCGTATTTGGTTACGATCTCGAGAAAGATGTCGTAAACGCTAAACGTCAGTTGGGGCTGGTGCCACAGGAATTTAACTTCAACCCGTTTGAAACCGTGCAGCAAATTGTGGTGAATCAGGCAGGGTACTACGGTGTGGAGCGCAAAGAAGCGTACATTCGCAGCGAAAAGTATCTTAAACAACTCGATCTATGGGGAAAACGCAACGAACGTGCGCGTATGTTATCTGGCGGGATGAAGCGCCGTTTAATGATTGCCCGTGCGTTAATGCATGAACCTAAACTACTGATTCTCGACGAACCGACCGCAGGCGTGGATATTGAACTTCGCCGCTCAATGTGGGGCTTTTTGAAGGATTTAAACGACAAAGGCACCACCATCATTCTCACCACACATTACCTGGAAGAAGCAGAAATGCTGTGCCGCAATATCGGCATTATTCAACACGGTGAGCTGGTGGAAAATACTTCGATGAAGGCGCTGCTGGCGAAGCTGAAATCAGAAACCTTTATTCTCGATCTCGCACCGAAAAGTCCGTTACCGAAGCTCGATGGCTATCAGTATCGACTGGTAGATACCGCCACGCTGGAAGTTGAAGTGCTGCGTGAGCAGGGCATCAACAGCGTATTTACGCAGTTAAGTGAGCAGGGCATTCAGGTATTAAGTATGCGTAACAAAGCTAACCGTCTGGAAGAGCTGTTTGTTTCACTGGTTAATGAAAAACAAGGAGATCGCACATGA
- the can gene encoding carbonate dehydratase yields the protein MKDIDTLISNNALWSKMLVEEDPGFFEKLAQAQKPRFLWIGCSDSRVPAERLTGLEPGELFVHRNVANLVIHTDLNCLSVVQYAVDVLEVEHIIICGHYGCGGVQAAVENPELGLINNWLLHIRDIWFKHSSLLGEMPQERRLDTLCELNVMEQVYNLGHSTIMQSAWKRGQKVTIHGWAYGIHDGLLRDLDVTATNRETLEQRYRHGISNLKLKHINHK from the coding sequence ATGAAAGACATAGATACACTCATCAGCAACAATGCACTATGGTCAAAAATGCTGGTGGAAGAGGATCCCGGGTTTTTTGAGAAACTGGCACAAGCGCAAAAACCGCGCTTTCTATGGATTGGATGTTCCGACAGTCGCGTTCCTGCAGAACGTTTAACCGGTCTTGAGCCGGGCGAACTCTTTGTTCACCGTAATGTTGCTAACCTGGTCATTCACACCGACCTGAACTGCCTTTCCGTGGTTCAGTATGCAGTGGATGTACTCGAAGTTGAACACATTATTATCTGTGGCCACTACGGTTGCGGCGGCGTACAAGCCGCAGTTGAAAACCCAGAACTGGGGCTTATCAACAACTGGCTGCTGCATATCCGCGATATCTGGTTCAAACATAGCTCATTGCTCGGCGAAATGCCGCAAGAGCGCCGTCTGGATACCTTGTGTGAACTGAACGTCATGGAACAGGTGTATAACCTGGGCCACTCCACCATTATGCAATCAGCGTGGAAACGCGGGCAGAAAGTTACCATTCACGGCTGGGCCTACGGCATTCACGACGGCTTGCTGCGTGATCTGGATGTCACAGCGACTAACCGCGAAACCCTTGAGCAACGTTACCGTCACGGGATCTCCAACCTCAAGCTGAAGCACATCAATCACAAATAA
- the hpt gene encoding hypoxanthine phosphoribosyltransferase, whose translation MKHTVEVMIPEAEIKARIAELGRQITERYKDSGSDMVLVGLLRGSFMFMADLCREVQVSHEVDFMTASSYGSGMSTTRDVKILKDLDEDIRGKDVLIVEDIIDSGNTLSKVREILSLREPKSLAICTLLDKPSRREVNVPVEFIGFSIPDEFVVGYGIDYAQRYRHLPYIGKVILLDE comes from the coding sequence ATGAAACATACTGTAGAAGTAATGATCCCCGAAGCGGAGATTAAAGCGCGTATCGCCGAACTGGGTCGTCAGATTACTGAGCGTTACAAAGACAGCGGCAGCGATATGGTGCTGGTGGGTCTGCTGCGTGGCTCATTTATGTTTATGGCGGACCTGTGCCGTGAAGTTCAGGTATCTCATGAAGTCGACTTTATGACCGCCTCCAGCTACGGTAGCGGCATGTCCACCACCCGTGATGTGAAAATCCTCAAAGACCTGGATGAAGATATCCGTGGCAAGGACGTGCTGATTGTTGAAGATATCATCGACTCGGGGAATACACTGTCGAAAGTGCGTGAGATCTTAAGCCTGCGCGAACCGAAGTCGTTGGCGATTTGTACGCTGCTGGATAAACCGTCCCGTCGTGAAGTGAACGTCCCGGTAGAATTTATCGGTTTCTCGATCCCGGATGAGTTTGTGGTGGGTTACGGCATTGATTACGCACAGCGTTACCGTCATCTGCCGTATATCGGCAAAGTGATTCTGCTGGACGAGTAA
- the gcd gene encoding quinoprotein glucose dehydrogenase — protein MAINNTGSRRLLVTLTALFAALCGLYLLIGGGWLVAIGGSWYYPIAGLVMLGVAWMLWRSKRAALWLYAALLLGTMIWGVWEVGFDFWALTPRSDILVFFGIWLILPFVWRRLVIPASGAVAALVVALLISGGILTWAGFNDPQEISGTLSADTTPAEAISPVADQDWPAYGRNQEGQRFSPLKQINTDNVHKLKEAWVFRTGDVKQPNDPGEITNEVTPIKVGDTLYLCTAHQRLFALDAASGKEKWHYDPELKTNESFQHVTCRGVSYHEAKAETASPEVMADCPRRIILPVNDGRLIAINAENGKLCETFANKGVLNLQSNMPDTKPGLYEPTSPPIITDKTIVMAGSVTDNFSTRETSGVIRGFDVNTGELLWAFDPGAKDPNAIPSDEHTFTFNSPNSWAPAAYDAKLDLVYLPMGVTTPDIWGGNRTPEQERYASSILALNATTGKLAWSYQTVHHDLWDMDLPAQPTLADITVNGQKVPVIYAPAKTGNIFVLDRRNGELVVPAPEKPVPQGAAKGDYVTPTQPFSELSFRPTKDLSGADMWGATMFDQLVCRVMFHQMRYEGIFTPPSEQGTLVFPGNLGMFEWGGISVDPNREVAIANPMALPFVSKLIPRGPGNPMEQPKDAKGTGTESGIQPQYGVPYGVTLNPFLSPFGLPCKQPAWGYISALDLKTNEVVWKKRIGTPQDSMPFPMPVPVPFNMGMPMLGGPISTAGNVLFIAATADNYLRAYNMSNGEKLWQGRLPAGGQATPMTYEVNGKQYVVISAGGHGSFGTKMGDYIVAYALPDDVK, from the coding sequence ATGGCAATTAACAATACCGGCTCGCGGCGATTACTCGTCACGCTAACAGCCCTTTTTGCAGCGCTTTGCGGGCTGTATCTACTCATTGGCGGAGGCTGGCTGGTCGCGATTGGCGGCTCCTGGTACTACCCTATCGCTGGCCTTGTGATGCTCGGCGTCGCCTGGATGCTGTGGCGCAGTAAACGCGCCGCGCTTTGGCTGTACGCAGCCCTGCTGCTCGGCACTATGATTTGGGGCGTCTGGGAAGTTGGTTTCGACTTCTGGGCGCTGACTCCGCGCAGCGACATTCTGGTCTTCTTCGGCATCTGGCTGATCCTGCCGTTTGTCTGGCGTCGCCTGGTCATTCCTGCCAGCGGCGCAGTTGCCGCACTGGTGGTCGCACTGCTGATTAGCGGTGGTATCCTGACCTGGGCCGGATTTAACGATCCGCAGGAAATCAGCGGCACCTTAAGCGCCGATACCACGCCAGCAGAAGCCATCTCCCCCGTTGCCGATCAGGACTGGCCTGCCTATGGTCGCAATCAGGAAGGTCAACGCTTTTCACCACTGAAGCAAATTAACACTGATAACGTCCACAAGCTGAAAGAAGCCTGGGTGTTCCGTACTGGCGATGTGAAGCAGCCGAACGATCCGGGCGAAATCACCAATGAAGTGACGCCAATTAAAGTGGGCGACACCCTTTACCTGTGTACCGCGCATCAACGTCTGTTTGCGCTGGATGCCGCCAGCGGTAAAGAGAAATGGCATTACGATCCTGAGCTGAAAACCAACGAGTCCTTCCAGCATGTAACCTGCCGTGGCGTCTCTTATCATGAAGCCAAAGCAGAAACTGCTTCGCCGGAAGTGATGGCGGATTGCCCGCGTCGTATCATTCTTCCGGTCAATGATGGTCGTCTGATTGCGATTAACGCTGAAAACGGCAAGCTGTGCGAAACCTTCGCCAATAAAGGCGTGCTCAATCTGCAAAGCAATATGCCGGACACCAAACCGGGTCTGTATGAGCCGACTTCGCCGCCGATTATCACCGATAAAACCATCGTGATGGCCGGTTCAGTCACCGACAACTTCTCAACCCGCGAAACGTCTGGCGTGATCCGTGGTTTTGATGTCAACACCGGGGAGCTGCTGTGGGCTTTTGATCCGGGCGCGAAAGATCCGAATGCGATCCCGTCTGACGAACACACCTTTACCTTTAACTCACCAAACTCGTGGGCACCAGCGGCCTATGACGCGAAGCTGGATCTGGTCTATCTGCCGATGGGCGTGACCACGCCAGATATCTGGGGCGGTAATCGCACACCGGAACAGGAACGTTATGCCAGCTCGATTCTGGCGCTGAATGCCACTACCGGGAAACTGGCGTGGAGCTACCAGACCGTTCACCACGACCTGTGGGATATGGATCTTCCTGCACAGCCGACGCTGGCGGACATCACCGTTAATGGTCAGAAAGTGCCGGTCATTTATGCTCCGGCGAAAACCGGCAACATTTTTGTGCTCGATCGTCGCAATGGTGAACTGGTGGTTCCGGCCCCGGAAAAACCGGTTCCCCAAGGTGCTGCCAAAGGCGATTACGTGACCCCTACTCAACCCTTCTCGGAACTGAGCTTCCGTCCGACGAAAGATTTGAGCGGTGCGGATATGTGGGGTGCCACCATGTTTGACCAGTTGGTGTGCCGCGTGATGTTCCACCAGATGCGCTATGAAGGCATTTTTACGCCGCCATCTGAACAGGGTACGCTGGTCTTCCCGGGTAACCTGGGGATGTTCGAATGGGGCGGGATTTCCGTTGATCCGAATCGTGAAGTGGCGATTGCCAACCCAATGGCACTGCCGTTTGTTTCGAAACTGATCCCACGCGGTCCTGGTAACCCGATGGAACAGCCGAAAGATGCCAAAGGCACGGGTACGGAATCCGGCATCCAGCCGCAGTACGGTGTACCGTATGGCGTCACGCTCAACCCGTTCCTCTCACCGTTTGGTCTGCCATGTAAACAGCCAGCATGGGGCTATATCTCAGCATTGGATCTGAAAACCAATGAAGTGGTGTGGAAGAAACGTATTGGTACGCCGCAGGACAGTATGCCATTCCCAATGCCTGTACCGGTGCCGTTCAATATGGGTATGCCGATGCTGGGCGGGCCAATCTCCACGGCGGGTAACGTGCTGTTTATCGCCGCTACGGCAGATAACTACCTGCGCGCTTACAACATGAGCAACGGTGAAAAACTGTGGCAGGGTCGTTTACCAGCGGGTGGTCAGGCTACGCCAATGACCTATGAAGTGAATGGCAAGCAGTATGTGGTGATCTCCGCAGGCGGTCACGGTTCATTTGGTACGAAGATGGGCGACTATATTGTGGCTTATGCGTTGCCGGATGATGTGAAGTAA
- the cueO gene encoding multicopper oxidase CueO: MQRRDFLKYSVALGVASALPLWSRAVFAAERPTLPIPDLLTTDARNRIQLTIGAGQSTFGGKTATTWGYNGNLLGPAVKLQRGKAVTVDIYNQLTEETTLHWHGLEVPGEVDGGPQGIIPPGGKRSVTLNVDQPAATCWFHPHQHGKTGRQVAMGLAGLVVIEDDEILKLMLPKQWGIDDVPVIVQDKKFNADGQIDYQLDVMTAAVGWFGDTLLTNGAIYPQHAAPRGWLRLRLLNGCNARSLNFATSDNRPLYVIASDGGLLPEPVKVSELPVLMGERFEVLVEVNDNKPFDLVTLPVSQMGMAIAPFDKPHPVMRIQPIAISASGALPDTLSSLPALPSLEGLTVRKLQLSMDPMLDMMGMQMLMEKYGDQAMAGMDHSQMMGHMGHGNMNHMNHSGKFDFHHANKINGQAFDMNKPMFAAAKGQYERWVISGVGDMMLHPFHIHGTQFRILSENGKPPATHRAGWKDTVKVEGNVSEVLVKFNHDAPKEHAYMAHCHLLEHEDTGMMLGFTV, encoded by the coding sequence ATGCAACGTCGTGATTTCTTGAAATATTCCGTCGCGCTGGGTGTGGCTTCAGCCTTGCCGCTGTGGAGCCGCGCAGTATTTGCGGCGGAACGCCCAACGTTACCAATCCCTGATTTGCTCACGACCGATGCCCGTAATCGCATTCAGTTAACTATTGGCGCAGGTCAGTCCACCTTTGGCGGGAAAACCGCAACTACCTGGGGCTATAACGGCAATCTGCTGGGGCCGGCGGTGAAATTACAGCGTGGCAAAGCGGTAACGGTTGATATCTACAACCAACTGACGGAAGAGACGACGTTGCACTGGCACGGGCTGGAAGTACCGGGTGAAGTGGACGGCGGCCCGCAGGGAATTATTCCGCCAGGTGGCAAGCGCTCGGTGACGTTGAACGTTGATCAACCTGCCGCTACCTGCTGGTTCCATCCACATCAACATGGCAAGACCGGACGTCAGGTGGCGATGGGGCTGGCTGGTTTGGTGGTGATTGAAGATGACGAGATCCTGAAATTAATGCTGCCAAAACAGTGGGGTATTGATGATGTCCCGGTGATTGTTCAGGATAAAAAATTTAACGCTGACGGGCAGATTGATTATCAACTGGATGTGATGACCGCCGCCGTGGGCTGGTTTGGCGATACGCTGCTGACCAACGGTGCAATCTACCCGCAACACGCTGCCCCGCGCGGCTGGCTGCGCCTGCGTTTGCTCAATGGCTGTAATGCCCGTTCGCTCAATTTCGCCACCAGCGACAATCGCCCGCTGTATGTGATTGCCAGCGACGGTGGTCTGCTACCTGAACCAGTGAAGGTGAGCGAGCTACCGGTGCTGATGGGTGAGCGTTTTGAAGTGCTGGTGGAGGTTAACGACAACAAACCATTTGACCTGGTGACGCTGCCGGTCAGTCAGATGGGGATGGCGATTGCGCCGTTTGACAAGCCGCATCCGGTAATGCGGATTCAGCCGATTGCCATTAGTGCCTCTGGTGCTTTGCCAGACACATTAAGTAGCCTGCCTGCGTTACCTTCGCTGGAAGGGCTGACGGTACGCAAGCTGCAACTTTCTATGGACCCAATGCTCGATATGATGGGGATGCAGATGCTGATGGAGAAATATGGCGATCAGGCGATGGCCGGGATGGATCACAGCCAGATGATGGGCCATATGGGGCACGGCAATATGAATCATATGAACCACAGCGGGAAGTTTGATTTCCACCATGCCAACAAAATCAACGGTCAGGCGTTTGATATGAATAAGCCGATGTTTGCGGCGGCGAAAGGGCAGTACGAACGTTGGGTTATCTCTGGCGTGGGCGACATGATGCTGCATCCGTTCCATATCCACGGTACGCAGTTCCGTATCTTGTCAGAAAATGGCAAACCGCCAGCGACGCATCGTGCAGGCTGGAAAGATACCGTTAAGGTAGAAGGTAATGTCAGCGAAGTGCTGGTGAAGTTTAATCACGATGCACCGAAAGAACATGCTTATATGGCGCACTGCCATCTGCTGGAGCATGAAGATACGGGGATGATGTTAGGGTTTACGGTATAA